A genomic stretch from Acidobacteriota bacterium includes:
- a CDS encoding cyclic nucleotide-binding domain-containing protein has product MTKAKFKTTSNKAAQSQFQAEFAKGSFVFTEGELGTHMYIIQEGKVEILQRLGGEDRQAAVLEKGDFFGEMAVLEDLPRNASARTLADTRLLQIDSSTFDQMLKDNPEIGVRMMRKLSRRLRETDTMLREIMGTDESTPSPEIPAPEAAVAASTSETLRHEESGMKFPLSSGSETMIGRKDPVTGIFPDIDLSPIDTQRSISRRHAKIYRRGDTLYLSEEIGTMNGTFVNANRLVKGVPAEIKAGDEVRCGVIPLVLEVGG; this is encoded by the coding sequence ATGACCAAGGCGAAGTTCAAAACCACCAGCAACAAGGCGGCACAAAGTCAGTTCCAGGCGGAGTTCGCCAAGGGATCCTTCGTCTTCACCGAAGGTGAATTGGGTACCCACATGTACATCATCCAGGAAGGCAAGGTGGAGATCCTCCAGCGCCTGGGCGGCGAAGACCGCCAGGCGGCGGTGCTCGAAAAGGGTGACTTCTTCGGCGAGATGGCGGTGCTCGAAGACCTGCCGCGCAACGCCTCCGCCCGCACCCTGGCGGACACCCGCCTGCTGCAGATTGACAGCTCGACCTTCGATCAGATGCTCAAGGACAATCCCGAGATCGGCGTGCGGATGATGCGCAAGCTGTCCCGCCGGCTGCGCGAGACGGACACCATGCTGCGGGAGATCATGGGTACCGACGAAAGCACCCCGTCGCCGGAGATCCCCGCCCCGGAAGCCGCCGTCGCCGCTTCCACCAGCGAAACCCTGCGCCACGAAGAGTCCGGTATGAAGTTCCCGCTAAGCAGCGGTTCCGAGACGATGATCGGCCGCAAGGATCCGGTCACCGGCATCTTCCCGGACATCGATCTGTCGCCCATCGACACCCAGCGCTCGATCAGCCGCCGCCACGCCAAGATCTACCGCCGCGGGGACACCCTCTACCTGTCCGAGGAGATTGGCACCATGAACGGCACCTTCGTCAACGCCAACCGGCTGGTCAAGGGCGTGCCGGCGGAGATCAAGGCCGGCGACGAAGTGCGCTGCGGAGTGATTCCCCTGGTGCTAGAAGTCGGCGGCTAG
- a CDS encoding ATP-dependent DNA helicase RecG, which translates to MSPTSDLEGLPGIGPKRAAELRSLGIRQPLDLLLRLPQRWEDRRSVAAVADLTGRWNEGAGEELATVVGYLESVRTIRLRGRRTMVTARLRDAADKTLDVRWFNRPFIARQIDPAARYRLHGAVKVKKNGLELLNPSCERWEVAEGEPALTPIYSSLGPHGPATVRRWTEAALRQDLPADPLPADLRSRRQLGDLPAALRAVHQPPPDASLDDLAPGSPPWRRVAYQRLLERQLRLARRRSLRRGTCAPISLPTDPDRLDRLARPFPFELTAGQRRCGEEILSDLGRSWPMDRLLQGDVGSGKTAVAALALGAVLEAGGQALLMAPTELLAEQHRQSLDGWGFGERWKVATLTASRRDAEAVRRELADGSVDLVVGTHSLIQHTTRFVRLALVVIDEQQRFGVEQRQAFAGHPHRLTLTATPIPRSLALTLWGDLELSILDEKPRGRQPVVTELQPITERMAVYAELEKRLERGEQAFVVMPRVGGEDKAGATAAVEVEGEALRERFAKFGAAAIHGGTPSEERQAATAALAAGDLRLVVATTVIEVGVDVPGATRMVVENAECFGLAQLHQLRGRIGRSTKPSKCILLHGPCGPAALRRLEQLVHGDDGFRLAAVDLRLRGAGDLLGARQSGLEEFSGLEEWLAEESSPWPEYARKDAEELLARWQDPALAALRERLAGDG; encoded by the coding sequence TTGAGCCCCACTTCCGATCTTGAAGGTCTGCCCGGCATCGGCCCCAAGCGGGCCGCCGAGCTGCGCTCCCTCGGCATCCGGCAGCCGTTGGACCTGCTGCTGCGCCTGCCGCAGCGCTGGGAGGATCGCCGCTCGGTGGCGGCGGTGGCGGATCTCACCGGGCGTTGGAATGAGGGCGCCGGCGAGGAGCTGGCAACGGTGGTCGGCTACTTGGAAAGCGTCCGAACCATCCGCCTTCGCGGTCGCCGCACGATGGTGACCGCTCGCCTGCGCGACGCCGCCGATAAAACCCTCGACGTCCGCTGGTTCAACCGCCCCTTCATCGCGCGCCAGATCGATCCCGCCGCCCGCTATCGGCTGCACGGCGCGGTCAAGGTCAAGAAGAACGGCTTGGAGCTGCTCAACCCGAGTTGTGAGCGCTGGGAGGTGGCGGAGGGAGAGCCGGCCTTGACGCCGATCTACAGCTCCCTCGGCCCGCACGGTCCCGCCACGGTGCGGCGCTGGACGGAAGCGGCCTTGAGACAGGATCTACCGGCGGATCCGCTGCCGGCGGATCTCCGCAGCCGCCGGCAGCTCGGCGATCTGCCGGCAGCTCTCCGCGCTGTCCACCAGCCGCCGCCGGACGCGAGCCTCGATGACCTCGCCCCGGGCTCGCCGCCCTGGCGTCGTGTCGCCTATCAGCGCCTCCTCGAACGTCAGCTCCGATTGGCTCGGCGGCGCAGCCTTCGCCGTGGCACCTGCGCGCCGATCTCGCTGCCGACGGATCCGGACCGCCTCGACCGGTTGGCCCGCCCCTTTCCCTTCGAGCTGACCGCCGGCCAGCGGCGCTGCGGCGAGGAGATCCTGAGCGACCTCGGCCGCTCTTGGCCGATGGATCGGCTGCTCCAGGGCGATGTCGGCAGCGGCAAGACGGCGGTGGCCGCCCTCGCCCTCGGGGCGGTGCTGGAGGCCGGTGGGCAGGCCTTACTGATGGCGCCGACGGAACTGCTGGCAGAGCAGCACCGGCAGTCCCTCGACGGGTGGGGCTTCGGTGAGCGCTGGAAGGTCGCCACCCTCACCGCTTCCCGGCGGGACGCCGAGGCGGTGCGACGGGAGCTGGCGGACGGCTCGGTGGATCTCGTCGTCGGCACCCATTCGCTGATTCAGCACACCACCCGCTTCGTCCGCCTCGCCCTGGTGGTGATCGACGAGCAGCAGCGCTTCGGCGTCGAGCAGCGCCAGGCCTTCGCCGGCCATCCCCACCGCCTCACCCTCACCGCCACGCCGATCCCCCGCTCTCTGGCCCTCACCCTGTGGGGGGATCTCGAACTGTCAATCCTCGACGAGAAACCGCGCGGCCGGCAGCCGGTGGTCACCGAGCTGCAGCCGATCACCGAACGCATGGCCGTCTATGCCGAACTCGAAAAGCGCCTGGAGCGCGGCGAGCAGGCCTTTGTGGTGATGCCGCGGGTGGGCGGGGAGGACAAGGCCGGCGCCACCGCCGCGGTCGAGGTCGAAGGCGAAGCGCTTCGGGAGCGCTTCGCCAAGTTTGGAGCGGCGGCTATCCACGGTGGGACGCCGAGCGAAGAGCGCCAGGCGGCGACCGCCGCCCTGGCGGCCGGCGACCTGCGCTTGGTGGTCGCCACCACCGTCATCGAGGTGGGGGTGGACGTGCCCGGTGCCACGCGGATGGTGGTCGAAAACGCCGAGTGCTTCGGCCTGGCTCAGCTCCATCAGCTCCGCGGCCGCATCGGTCGCAGCACCAAGCCCTCCAAGTGCATCCTGCTGCATGGCCCCTGCGGCCCCGCCGCTCTCCGACGGCTGGAACAACTGGTGCACGGTGACGACGGCTTCCGCCTCGCTGCCGTGGACCTTCGCCTGCGCGGCGCCGGCGATCTGCTCGGCGCCCGCCAATCTGGGCTGGAAGAGTTCTCTGGGCTGGAAGAGTGGCTCGCCGAGGAATCGAGCCCCTGGCCCGAATACGCTCGGAAAGATGCCGAGGAGTTGCTCGCGCGCTGGCAGGATCCGGCCCTCGCGGCGCTGCGGGAAAGGCTGGCTGGCGATGGCTGA
- a CDS encoding glycosyltransferase family 4 protein, translated as MADDPLHERILLVANTLPPHDISGVGEQVLQLAEGLRQRGAEVEVLGRGGQKEDADGARGPKVLFPLTIVPAVRRRLRSFRPTVLQVHESDGALALWAGRRHRRRSGQRLLLVALQQVSYVRERRAVRPLRDASDGDRVIGRPGSVEKRFRWLKAPLQILLGRWTARWADRVLAPSERTAGEIELDYLRGKGRGGEGDVRVVPNVTGGLVHQTVASFEDPADEPVFLFVGRLRLRKGVETLLAAYRRLEDSGSPPAPLWIVGSGEHQAALRARVEALGLRSVRFLGRRSGAEVRGLFERSRALVVPSTYEGMPLVILEAMEAALPVIASDVSGIPEVVVDGVTGRIVPPEDSAALAAVLREAQDHPERAKDWGQAGRRRLDEHYRPHHGAKAWIAALSDLLE; from the coding sequence ATGGCTGACGATCCGCTCCACGAGCGCATTCTGCTGGTCGCCAACACCCTGCCGCCGCACGACATCAGCGGCGTGGGGGAGCAGGTGCTGCAGCTCGCCGAAGGCCTGCGGCAGCGCGGTGCGGAAGTCGAGGTGTTGGGCCGCGGCGGCCAGAAAGAAGACGCGGACGGTGCCCGGGGACCCAAAGTGCTCTTCCCGTTGACCATCGTGCCGGCGGTGCGTCGGCGTCTGCGCTCCTTCCGCCCGACGGTCCTCCAGGTCCACGAGTCCGACGGCGCCCTGGCCCTGTGGGCCGGGCGCCGCCACCGCCGCCGCAGCGGCCAGCGACTTCTCCTCGTCGCCCTCCAGCAGGTGAGCTACGTGCGCGAGCGCCGCGCCGTCCGCCCGCTGCGCGACGCTTCCGACGGTGACCGGGTGATCGGCCGTCCGGGGAGCGTCGAGAAGCGCTTCCGGTGGCTGAAAGCGCCCCTCCAGATCCTCCTCGGCCGCTGGACGGCTCGCTGGGCGGACCGGGTGCTGGCCCCCAGCGAGCGCACCGCCGGCGAGATCGAGCTGGACTATCTCAGAGGAAAAGGACGGGGCGGAGAAGGAGACGTGCGGGTGGTGCCGAACGTCACCGGCGGGCTAGTACACCAGACCGTTGCCAGCTTTGAGGACCCCGCCGATGAACCGGTCTTTCTGTTCGTCGGCCGCCTGCGCCTCCGCAAGGGGGTGGAAACCCTCCTCGCCGCCTACCGCCGTCTGGAGGACTCCGGCTCCCCGCCGGCACCCCTCTGGATCGTCGGCAGTGGCGAGCACCAAGCGGCTCTGCGGGCGCGGGTGGAGGCGCTCGGCCTGCGATCGGTCCGCTTTCTCGGCCGCCGTTCCGGCGCCGAAGTGCGCGGCCTCTTCGAGCGCTCCCGAGCGCTGGTGGTGCCCTCCACCTATGAAGGCATGCCGCTGGTCATCCTGGAGGCGATGGAGGCGGCCTTGCCGGTGATCGCTAGTGATGTGTCCGGAATACCCGAGGTGGTGGTCGACGGCGTCACCGGCCGCATCGTGCCGCCGGAAGACTCCGCCGCCCTGGCGGCGGTCCTGCGCGAAGCCCAGGATCATCCCGAGCGGGCGAAGGACTGGGGCCAAGCCGGCCGCCGGCGCCTCGACGAGCACTACCGCCCACACCACGGCGCCAAGGCCTGGATCGCGGCCCTGTCCGACCTCTTGGAGTAG
- a CDS encoding glycosyltransferase family 2 protein, with protein sequence MRNLGAPVVAVLVNWNGASDTLETLDSLSESDSPPRILLVDNGSTDDSVARLRESWPDLEILETGENLGFAGGNLAGIRRALEDPEVGFVLLINTDVEVAPDFLEPLVVACADPDVGAAGPKIFYADPRDRLWAAGGRLRLRETVTEEWGRGERDGPKWCTPKDVTYLTTCCLLIPRDALENVGPLDPAYFINVDDADWCRRALDAGYRLRYEPASVLWHKVASSTAGSYTPFKTFHTGRSNAIYVRKHHGFFGRLVFVGWNLLALAAAFLREAPKGNARAVWGKVRGAWEGLRSSLPTNPSL encoded by the coding sequence GTGCGCAATCTCGGCGCCCCGGTGGTCGCCGTGCTGGTCAACTGGAACGGCGCGTCGGACACCCTCGAAACTCTCGACAGCCTGTCCGAGTCGGACTCTCCACCGCGCATCCTGTTGGTGGACAATGGTTCCACGGACGACTCCGTGGCCCGCCTGCGTGAGAGTTGGCCCGACCTCGAAATCCTCGAAACCGGCGAAAACCTCGGCTTCGCCGGCGGCAACCTGGCGGGCATCCGCCGCGCCCTCGAGGACCCGGAGGTCGGCTTCGTCCTGCTGATCAACACCGATGTCGAAGTGGCCCCAGACTTCCTGGAACCGCTGGTCGTCGCCTGCGCCGACCCGGATGTCGGCGCCGCCGGGCCGAAGATTTTCTACGCCGATCCCCGCGACCGCCTGTGGGCTGCCGGCGGTCGCCTCCGCCTGCGCGAGACGGTCACCGAAGAGTGGGGAAGGGGCGAGCGGGACGGACCCAAATGGTGCACCCCGAAAGACGTCACCTACCTCACCACCTGCTGCCTCCTCATCCCGCGCGACGCGCTCGAAAACGTCGGCCCCCTCGACCCGGCCTACTTCATCAACGTCGACGACGCCGACTGGTGCCGCCGCGCCTTGGACGCTGGCTACCGCCTGCGCTACGAGCCGGCAAGCGTCCTATGGCACAAAGTCGCCTCCTCCACCGCCGGCAGCTACACCCCCTTCAAGACCTTCCACACCGGCCGCAGCAACGCGATCTATGTGCGGAAGCACCACGGGTTCTTCGGGCGACTGGTGTTTGTCGGCTGGAACCTGCTGGCGCTGGCGGCGGCGTTCTTGCGCGAGGCGCCGAAGGGCAACGCCCGTGCGGTTTGGGGGAAGGTGCGGGGGGCGTGGGAGGGGCTTAGATCGAGCCTGCCCACGAATCCAAGTCTTTGA
- a CDS encoding segregation/condensation protein A, producing the protein MTRVPAVSGLLPESWRVRLPIFEGPLDLLLHLIKMDEVDITDIPVARVCDQFHEYLGLMEELNLDIAGEYIYEAALLINLKSKMLLPQPKPGTGRDDEGDPREELVQRLIEYQKLKEAAQSLAEVHQVRRGIWSRQPAPLRLVKDEDEEVDLGDLSLYDLVGALKTVFDRFERENPPPYRLSGESFSVKGQLQRLMEAIPRGRPFDFLDDLRSRSCRAEAVSAFLAVLEMARMNLARLHQTKAGEILLYRTTRELDAEELEAMSE; encoded by the coding sequence ATGACCCGAGTTCCGGCCGTCAGCGGCCTGCTGCCGGAGTCCTGGCGGGTCCGGCTACCGATTTTCGAAGGTCCCCTCGATCTGCTGCTCCACCTGATCAAGATGGACGAGGTGGACATCACCGACATTCCGGTGGCGCGGGTGTGCGACCAGTTCCACGAGTATCTGGGGCTGATGGAGGAGCTGAATCTCGACATCGCCGGCGAGTACATCTACGAGGCGGCGCTCTTGATCAACCTCAAGTCGAAGATGCTGCTGCCGCAGCCCAAGCCGGGCACCGGCCGCGACGACGAGGGCGATCCGCGAGAGGAACTGGTGCAGCGGCTGATCGAGTACCAGAAGCTCAAGGAAGCGGCGCAGTCCCTGGCGGAGGTCCACCAGGTGCGGCGCGGCATCTGGAGCCGCCAGCCGGCGCCGCTGCGGTTGGTGAAGGACGAGGACGAAGAGGTCGATCTGGGCGATCTGTCGCTCTACGATCTGGTGGGCGCCCTGAAGACGGTGTTCGACCGCTTCGAGCGCGAGAATCCGCCGCCCTACCGGCTGAGCGGCGAGTCCTTCTCGGTCAAAGGGCAGCTCCAGCGGCTAATGGAGGCGATTCCGCGGGGGCGGCCCTTCGATTTCTTGGACGATCTTCGCAGCCGATCCTGCCGCGCCGAGGCGGTGTCGGCTTTTCTGGCGGTGCTGGAGATGGCCCGCATGAACCTGGCTCGGCTCCACCAGACGAAGGCCGGTGAGATTTTGCTCTACCGCACCACCCGGGAACTCGACGCGGAGGAGCTGGAGGCGATGTCCGAATGA
- the scpB gene encoding SMC-Scp complex subunit ScpB yields MTTRAEMEAALEAVLFVSSAPVPRKKLLELFEDDDADTAKEALAAVLERYAGDDRGVMLEEVAGGVRLVTRPELHGWLRRFFEVTGASKLSMAAVETLAIIAYRQPVTGPEIQELRGVSPSGVLKTLLEKHLIRIAGRKEVVGKPFLYCTSREFLVHFGLKSLKDLPPLEDLEESLAAQLLEPLEEAPPEPGLEGGPEHDREEAILRQAAEAEEAAEESDVEADAEGADEEPAAVSEGQAS; encoded by the coding sequence ATGACCACCCGGGCTGAAATGGAGGCCGCCCTGGAGGCGGTGCTGTTCGTGTCCTCGGCGCCGGTGCCGCGCAAGAAGCTCCTGGAGCTGTTCGAGGACGACGACGCGGACACCGCGAAGGAGGCGCTGGCGGCGGTGCTCGAGCGCTACGCCGGCGACGACCGCGGGGTGATGCTCGAAGAGGTGGCCGGCGGTGTGCGGCTGGTTACCCGGCCGGAACTGCACGGCTGGCTGCGGCGCTTTTTCGAGGTGACCGGCGCCAGCAAGCTGTCGATGGCGGCGGTGGAGACCCTGGCGATCATCGCCTACCGGCAGCCGGTGACCGGCCCGGAGATCCAGGAGCTGCGCGGGGTGAGCCCGTCCGGGGTGCTCAAGACCCTGCTCGAAAAGCACCTCATCCGCATTGCCGGCCGCAAGGAGGTGGTGGGCAAGCCCTTCCTGTACTGCACCTCGCGGGAGTTCTTGGTGCACTTCGGCTTGAAGAGCTTGAAGGATCTGCCACCGCTCGAAGATCTGGAAGAGTCGCTCGCCGCCCAGCTCCTCGAACCGCTGGAGGAGGCGCCGCCGGAGCCGGGCCTCGAAGGCGGCCCGGAGCACGACCGCGAGGAAGCCATTCTGCGCCAGGCGGCGGAAGCGGAAGAGGCGGCGGAGGAGAGCGACGTGGAGGCGGACGCCGAAGGCGCGGACGAAGAACCGGCGGCGGTGTCCGAAGGGCAGGCTTCCTGA
- a CDS encoding pseudouridine synthase, with amino-acid sequence MSRANPQRLQKILARAGVASRRASEDLIEAGRVTVNGQVATLGDSADPQRDAIKVDGKRVQAPNPETYLLLNKPRAVMSTRFDPEGRPTVMDLVPPPLRKALVPVGRLDFLTEGLLLLTDDGDFAHRVAHPRYGCRKLYEVKVKGEPQERDIERLRAGIFLDGKRTRPAVIERRRTARRPGEKMSNSWWTVEIGEGRTRQIRDMFQRIGHPVSKLRRVAIGPLRDDHLGLGEIRPLTEREVAALMRTSSGKSDGGKKAAGKGLARGPAKGRNKKGPGGPRSGSRPGTKSRGGKKPSSRGRRQR; translated from the coding sequence ATGAGCCGAGCGAATCCACAGCGTCTACAGAAGATTCTGGCCCGCGCCGGAGTTGCCTCTCGCCGCGCCTCGGAAGACTTGATCGAGGCCGGTCGGGTGACGGTGAATGGCCAGGTTGCCACCTTGGGCGACAGCGCCGACCCGCAGCGCGACGCCATCAAGGTGGACGGCAAGCGCGTCCAGGCGCCGAATCCGGAGACCTACCTGCTGCTCAACAAGCCGCGGGCGGTGATGTCCACCCGGTTCGATCCGGAGGGCCGCCCGACGGTGATGGATCTGGTGCCGCCGCCGCTTCGCAAGGCGTTGGTGCCGGTCGGCCGCCTCGACTTCCTCACCGAGGGTCTGCTGCTGCTGACCGACGACGGCGACTTCGCCCACCGCGTCGCCCACCCGCGCTACGGTTGCCGCAAGCTCTACGAGGTGAAGGTCAAGGGCGAGCCGCAGGAGCGCGATATCGAGCGCCTGCGCGCCGGCATCTTCCTCGACGGTAAGCGCACCCGGCCGGCGGTGATCGAGCGCCGGCGCACCGCTCGGCGGCCAGGGGAGAAGATGAGCAACTCCTGGTGGACGGTGGAGATCGGCGAGGGCCGCACGCGCCAGATCCGCGACATGTTCCAGCGCATCGGCCATCCGGTGTCGAAGCTGCGGCGGGTCGCTATCGGCCCCCTACGAGACGACCACTTGGGCCTAGGAGAGATCCGTCCGCTGACCGAGCGGGAGGTGGCGGCTCTGATGCGGACTTCCTCCGGCAAATCGGACGGAGGCAAGAAGGCCGCCGGCAAGGGACTCGCTAGAGGACCGGCGAAAGGGCGGAACAAGAAAGGGCCGGGCGGTCCAAGGTCCGGATCTAGGCCCGGAACGAAATCCCGCGGCGGCAAGAAGCCATCCTCTCGGGGACGGCGTCAGCGATGA
- the cmk gene encoding (d)CMP kinase has translation MSLVVAIDGPAGVGKSTVARRLAARLGVPYLNTGAMYRALALRVLDHGVDVADRRAAEAVALAAELELRPGADGEVRVILDGEDVSDRLYVPEVGAASSQIAAYGAVRKRLVALQRSCGEAAGGVLEGRDIGTVVFPHTPYKFFVTARPEVRHHRRWQQLRDAGDEVSREQVAAEMERRDRRDAGRSDSPLACDASYREVDTSDVSIDEVVDELEQAVRRGGADQG, from the coding sequence ATGAGTCTGGTGGTCGCCATCGACGGCCCCGCCGGGGTCGGCAAGAGCACCGTCGCCCGGCGGCTGGCGGCGCGCCTCGGAGTACCGTATTTGAACACCGGCGCCATGTACCGGGCGCTCGCCCTGCGGGTGCTCGACCACGGGGTGGATGTGGCGGACCGGAGAGCCGCCGAAGCCGTTGCCCTGGCGGCGGAGCTGGAACTGCGGCCGGGAGCCGACGGAGAGGTGCGGGTGATCCTCGACGGTGAGGACGTTTCGGACCGCCTCTACGTTCCGGAGGTCGGCGCGGCGAGTTCCCAGATCGCCGCCTACGGCGCCGTCCGCAAGCGGCTGGTGGCTCTGCAGCGCTCCTGCGGCGAAGCGGCCGGCGGGGTGCTCGAAGGGCGCGACATCGGTACGGTGGTGTTCCCGCACACGCCCTACAAGTTTTTCGTCACCGCCCGTCCGGAGGTGCGCCACCACCGGCGCTGGCAGCAGTTGCGCGACGCCGGCGACGAGGTGAGCCGCGAGCAGGTGGCGGCGGAGATGGAGCGGCGCGACCGGCGCGACGCCGGCCGCAGCGACTCACCGCTGGCCTGCGACGCCTCCTACCGCGAGGTGGACACCTCCGACGTGTCCATCGACGAAGTGGTGGACGAATTGGAACAGGCCGTCCGGCGAGGCGGCGCTGACCAAGGCTAG
- a CDS encoding right-handed parallel beta-helix repeat-containing protein, with product MPLNQSSTSRSPGAWSGATLFLACALLASGTHAQETFFVDPSGDDDNPGTELAPLATFAGAVERVRGVLDGDGAIDVVFRDGTYLFTETVVLGPADSGSPGQRITYRADKGATPVFTSLVPVTGWSPFRGPIQHAPLPAGIDHVRFLHDAGEDWLPRSATAPFAATETSFCVECTWDDPAVQANKSDIRYPAGFAAPDWSHAGQYDLRQSQHAWTQEILPIASVNAVERRIFTEIPALYEMRRDTSEDDIPNRNWVLNSLEGIDQPGEWASLDGTLYHWPLAGTGDLSVPRLVELIRVDEGTVDGNADFAAPIENIHFDGITFTGGDFYVMQPGDVTTQHDWSVVDEGTALLRFRNARNCSVRRSTFEKSGSTGLRLDRYAQNIVIAGNIFRQLGREAIVLTGRAPGRGDVNKNHRIEANHISATGREKWTAPALMIDQSSSNRVASNYIADTDFTAIVLTAPRQLAMLSHGETEGAGVSTVREFHYQEIPQAVTDFILAFDDLGAGSREAMQFVYNHGNRIEGNALIDVCRGRGYLVNGYVYVSGFQRHASNFLERNYVYDSGDNLQNNMAFYSDSDQDNCDYIGNMIRGLDVGDAPAPFPLLVTYAQWAESDPDTPSGRILLRANAVSRSTFDPLLDGQFIQQEGTLIDGAGGSFAFASIYRNMFRTLCPRPMVPGSPWPEAAEMRAELADALVRLGSDAPQCAEEIFADFFESGEPEAGVP from the coding sequence ATGCCGTTGAACCAATCCTCGACATCTCGATCCCCTGGCGCATGGAGCGGAGCCACTCTGTTTCTCGCTTGCGCCTTGCTCGCCTCGGGCACCCACGCCCAGGAGACCTTCTTCGTCGACCCGAGCGGTGACGACGACAATCCCGGCACGGAACTCGCGCCGCTGGCCACCTTCGCCGGCGCGGTGGAGCGAGTACGCGGTGTGCTCGACGGCGACGGCGCCATCGATGTGGTCTTTCGGGACGGCACCTACCTCTTCACGGAAACGGTAGTCCTCGGCCCGGCGGATTCGGGCTCGCCCGGTCAGCGGATCACCTACCGGGCGGACAAGGGGGCGACGCCGGTGTTCACCTCCCTCGTGCCGGTCACCGGCTGGAGTCCATTTCGCGGCCCGATCCAGCACGCACCGCTGCCCGCCGGCATCGACCACGTGCGTTTTCTCCACGACGCCGGCGAGGACTGGCTGCCGCGCTCCGCCACCGCGCCCTTCGCCGCCACGGAGACGAGTTTCTGTGTCGAATGCACCTGGGACGACCCGGCGGTGCAGGCCAACAAGAGCGACATTCGCTACCCCGCCGGCTTCGCCGCACCGGACTGGTCCCATGCCGGCCAGTACGACCTGCGGCAATCACAGCACGCCTGGACCCAGGAGATCCTCCCCATCGCCTCGGTCAACGCGGTAGAGCGGCGCATCTTCACCGAGATTCCGGCCCTCTACGAAATGCGCCGCGACACCTCCGAGGACGACATCCCCAACCGCAACTGGGTATTGAACAGCCTGGAGGGCATCGACCAGCCGGGCGAGTGGGCCAGCCTCGACGGCACCCTCTACCACTGGCCCCTCGCCGGTACCGGCGATCTCTCGGTGCCGCGGCTGGTGGAGTTGATCCGGGTGGACGAGGGCACAGTGGACGGCAACGCGGACTTCGCGGCCCCAATCGAGAACATCCACTTCGACGGCATCACCTTCACCGGCGGGGACTTCTACGTCATGCAGCCGGGAGACGTGACCACCCAGCACGACTGGTCGGTGGTGGATGAAGGCACTGCCCTGCTGCGCTTCCGCAACGCCCGCAACTGCTCCGTGCGCCGCTCGACCTTCGAGAAGAGCGGCAGCACCGGCCTGCGCCTCGACCGCTATGCCCAGAACATCGTCATCGCCGGCAATATCTTCCGCCAGCTCGGCCGCGAGGCCATCGTCCTCACCGGCCGCGCCCCGGGCCGCGGCGACGTGAACAAGAACCACCGGATCGAGGCCAACCACATCTCCGCCACCGGCCGCGAAAAGTGGACCGCGCCGGCCCTGATGATCGACCAGAGCTCCAGCAACCGGGTGGCCTCGAACTACATCGCCGACACCGACTTCACCGCCATCGTACTCACCGCTCCGCGGCAGCTCGCCATGCTTTCCCACGGCGAGACGGAGGGCGCCGGAGTAAGCACCGTCCGCGAATTCCACTACCAGGAAATCCCCCAGGCGGTCACCGACTTCATCCTCGCCTTCGACGACCTCGGCGCCGGCTCCCGGGAGGCGATGCAGTTCGTCTACAACCACGGCAACCGAATCGAGGGCAATGCCCTGATCGACGTCTGCCGGGGCCGGGGTTACCTGGTCAACGGCTACGTCTACGTCTCGGGCTTTCAGCGCCACGCCAGCAACTTCCTGGAGCGCAACTACGTCTACGACAGCGGCGACAACCTGCAGAACAACATGGCCTTCTACAGCGACAGCGACCAGGACAACTGCGACTACATCGGCAACATGATCCGCGGCCTCGACGTGGGCGACGCGCCGGCGCCCTTCCCGCTGCTGGTGACCTACGCCCAGTGGGCGGAAAGCGACCCGGACACTCCCAGCGGCCGCATCCTGCTGCGCGCCAATGCGGTCAGCCGCTCGACCTTCGACCCCTTGCTGGACGGCCAGTTCATCCAGCAGGAAGGAACCCTGATCGACGGCGCCGGCGGCAGCTTCGCCTTCGCCTCGATCTACCGCAACATGTTCCGCACCCTGTGCCCGCGACCGATGGTGCCGGGGAGCCCCTGGCCGGAGGCCGCCGAGATGCGCGCCGAGTTGGCGGACGCACTGGTCCGCCTGGGGAGCGACGCACCGCAGTGCGCCGAGGAGATCTTTGCCGATTTCTTCGAGTCGGGAGAACCGGAGGCCGGGGTGCCCTAG